One window of the Manihot esculenta cultivar AM560-2 chromosome 14, M.esculenta_v8, whole genome shotgun sequence genome contains the following:
- the LOC110600546 gene encoding uncharacterized mitochondrial protein AtMg00810-like, with the protein MYRRLVGRLIYLSLTRPNIAQGVQQLTQFMQSPCSDHLKSALHLLKYLKGTLLHGLYYPVESSLQLTAYCDADWATCTITWKSITGYCVFLGDSLVSWKTKKQATVSRSSAEAEYRSMATTVSNSVFHERTKYLDIDCHIVREKLKAGFITTSHVPSKFQIANMFTKILPFAAFKFLISKLGMIYVFPSQA; encoded by the exons ATGTATAGAAGGCTAGTTGGCAGGTTGATTTATTTGAGCTTAACAAGGCCTAATATAGCTCAAGGTGTTCAACAGCTTACACAATTTATGCAGAGCCCTTGTTCTGATCATTTGAAGTCAGCTCTGCATTTACTAAAGTACCTCAAAGGGACACTGTTGCATGGTCTCTATTATCCTGTTGAATCAAGTTTACAGTTAACTGCATATTGTGATGCAGATTGGGCCACATGCACCATAACCTGGAAGTCGATTACAGGCTATTGTGTGTTTCTTGGAGATTCTTTAGTTTCTTGGAAAACCAAGAAACAAGCAACTGTTAGCAGATCATCtgctgaagcagaatacagaTCAATGGCAACCACAGTTT CAAATTCAGTGTTTCATGAGAGAACAAAATACTTGGATATTGACTGCCATATTGTTAGAGAGAAATTAAAAGCTGGATTCATTACTACTTCTCATGTTCCATCAAAATTTCAGATAGCAAATATGTTTACTAAGATTCTTCCTTTTGCTGCATTCAAATTTCTTATTTCCAAGCTAGGAATGATTTATGTTTTTCCATCCCAAGCTTGA